One Erythrobacter aureus DNA segment encodes these proteins:
- a CDS encoding 4-(cytidine 5'-diphospho)-2-C-methyl-D-erythritol kinase, producing MRETAYAKINLALHVRRRREDGYHELETLFAFVDAGDVLTAESAAQDRVQVLGEFAGGLDDPFDNLVAKALGKLPRADGLAVTLEKNLPVAAGLGGGSADAGAVFRIVKDRYGLPGDWLERATALGADVPACVESRTCIGRGTGTELEPADDSLAGTPVLLVNPRVPLSTGPVFRHWDGEDRGALPKGDARTIALEGRNDLEAPALSLCPQIAGVLEALRGTSPFLARMSGSGATCFALYDSASARDVAAQQIEERHPGWWRMKGFLR from the coding sequence GTGCGCGAAACCGCTTACGCCAAGATCAACCTTGCGCTGCATGTCCGCAGGCGGCGCGAGGATGGCTATCACGAGCTTGAGACGCTGTTCGCTTTCGTCGATGCGGGCGATGTGCTGACAGCGGAAAGCGCCGCGCAGGACCGCGTGCAGGTTCTTGGCGAATTCGCTGGCGGGCTTGACGATCCGTTCGACAATCTCGTCGCCAAGGCGTTGGGCAAGCTTCCGCGCGCCGATGGCCTCGCGGTCACGCTGGAAAAGAACCTGCCCGTCGCGGCGGGGCTGGGCGGGGGATCGGCCGATGCCGGCGCGGTGTTCCGCATCGTCAAGGATCGCTACGGCCTGCCCGGCGACTGGCTCGAGCGGGCCACTGCGCTCGGCGCGGATGTCCCCGCCTGCGTCGAAAGCCGCACCTGCATCGGGCGCGGGACGGGGACGGAACTCGAGCCCGCCGACGACAGCCTTGCGGGCACCCCCGTCCTTCTCGTCAATCCGCGCGTTCCTCTCTCCACCGGGCCGGTGTTCAGACATTGGGACGGTGAAGATCGCGGCGCCCTGCCAAAAGGAGATGCCCGCACGATCGCGCTCGAAGGGCGCAACGATCTCGAGGCGCCCGCCCTTTCGCTCTGCCCCCAGATCGCGGGCGTTCTGGAAGCGCTGCGCGGAACTTCACCCTTTCTCGCCCGTATGTCCGGTTCGGGGGCGACGTGTTTCGCGCTCTACGACAGCGCGTCCGCTCGCGACGTGGCTGCCCAGCAAATCGAAGAGCGCCACCCGGGCTGGTGGCGGATGAAAGGGTTCCTGCGATGA
- the ilvD gene encoding dihydroxy-acid dehydratase: MPAYRSRTTTHGRNMAGARGLWRATGMKDGDFGKPIIAVVNSFTQFVPGHVHLKDLGQLVAREIEAAGGVAKEFNTIAVDDGIAMGHDGMLYSLPSRDLIADSVEYMVNAHCADAMVCISNCDKITPGMLMAAMRLNVPAVFVSGGPMEAGKVVVKGKEVALDLVDAMVAAADESYTDDEVTAIEQNACPTCGSCSGMFTANSMNCLTEALGLSLPGNGSTLATHADRKSLFERAGRLVVTLAKRYYEEDDTSVLPRSIASFEAFENAMSLDIAMGGSTNTVLHLLAAAHEAGVDFTMQDIDRLSRKVPCLSKVAPAKSDVHMEDVHRAGGIMSILGELEKAGLLHTALPTVHSPTMGDALDDWDIGRTRNSKVREFYSAAPGGVPTQTAFSQSARWDSLDLDRENGVIRSAEHAFSQDGGLAVLYGNIARDGCIVKTAGVDESILTFSGPARVYESQDDAVTAILAGQVVEGDVVVIRYEGPRGGPGMQEMLYPTSYLKSKGLGAACALLTDGRFSGGTSGLSIGHVSPEAAQGGAIALVEEGDRIDISIPERTIHLAVSDDVLAERRAAQEAKGFAPASPRERRVSPALEAYAAMTTSAARGAIRDVSQVRRR, translated from the coding sequence ATGCCCGCCTATCGTTCCCGTACCACCACCCATGGCCGCAACATGGCCGGCGCGCGCGGATTGTGGCGCGCGACGGGGATGAAGGATGGCGATTTCGGCAAGCCGATCATCGCCGTGGTCAACAGCTTCACCCAGTTCGTGCCGGGACATGTCCATCTCAAGGACCTCGGCCAGCTCGTCGCGCGCGAGATCGAGGCGGCGGGCGGCGTGGCGAAGGAATTCAACACCATCGCGGTCGATGACGGGATCGCCATGGGCCATGACGGGATGCTCTATTCGCTCCCCAGCCGCGACCTGATCGCCGACAGCGTCGAATATATGGTCAACGCTCACTGCGCCGATGCGATGGTGTGCATTTCCAACTGCGACAAGATCACGCCGGGCATGTTGATGGCGGCGATGCGGCTGAACGTGCCTGCCGTGTTCGTTTCGGGCGGACCGATGGAGGCGGGCAAGGTCGTGGTGAAGGGCAAGGAAGTGGCGCTCGACCTCGTCGATGCCATGGTCGCCGCTGCAGACGAGAGTTACACCGACGACGAAGTCACCGCGATCGAGCAGAACGCCTGCCCGACCTGCGGATCGTGCAGCGGCATGTTCACCGCCAATTCGATGAACTGCCTGACCGAGGCGTTGGGCCTGTCGCTGCCGGGGAATGGCTCGACGCTGGCCACCCATGCCGATCGCAAGAGCCTCTTCGAACGGGCAGGGCGCCTCGTGGTGACGCTGGCCAAACGCTATTACGAGGAGGATGACACCAGTGTTCTGCCGCGCTCCATCGCCAGTTTCGAGGCGTTCGAGAATGCGATGAGCCTCGACATCGCCATGGGCGGCTCGACCAACACCGTGCTGCACCTGCTGGCCGCCGCGCATGAGGCGGGGGTGGATTTCACCATGCAGGATATCGACCGGCTTTCGCGCAAGGTTCCGTGCCTCAGCAAGGTCGCCCCGGCCAAGAGCGACGTCCACATGGAAGATGTCCACCGCGCCGGCGGGATCATGTCGATCCTCGGCGAGCTGGAAAAGGCGGGCCTGCTCCACACCGCGCTGCCAACGGTACACAGCCCGACCATGGGCGACGCGCTCGACGATTGGGACATCGGGCGTACACGGAACAGCAAGGTACGCGAATTCTACTCCGCAGCGCCGGGCGGGGTGCCGACGCAGACCGCCTTCAGCCAGTCTGCCCGCTGGGACAGCCTCGACCTCGACCGCGAGAACGGGGTGATCCGCAGCGCCGAACACGCGTTCAGCCAGGATGGCGGGCTCGCCGTGCTCTACGGCAATATCGCGCGCGACGGCTGCATCGTGAAGACGGCAGGTGTGGACGAGAGTATCCTGACCTTCTCCGGTCCCGCCAGGGTCTATGAGAGCCAGGACGATGCGGTGACCGCAATCCTCGCCGGCCAGGTGGTCGAGGGCGATGTCGTGGTGATCCGTTACGAAGGTCCGCGCGGCGGCCCCGGCATGCAGGAAATGCTCTATCCGACCAGCTATCTCAAATCGAAGGGGCTCGGCGCGGCATGCGCATTGCTCACCGACGGGCGCTTTTCGGGTGGCACCTCGGGCCTGTCGATCGGTCACGTCTCGCCCGAGGCGGCGCAGGGTGGCGCGATCGCCTTGGTAGAGGAAGGCGACAGGATCGACATTTCGATTCCCGAGCGCACGATCCATCTTGCCGTCTCGGATGACGTGCTCGCCGAAAGGCGCGCGGCGCAGGAGGCGAAGGGTTTTGCCCCGGCGTCCCCGCGTGAACGCCGCGTCTCGCCCGCGCTCGAAGCCTATGCGGCGATGACCACCTCCGCCGCGCGGGGCGCCATCCGCGACGTATCGCAAGTCAGACGCCGCTGA
- a CDS encoding NAD(P)H-hydrate dehydratase: MSDPVLTVDQMRAAEQAAMAAGTSEWELMRRAGEGAAQWVMRVAAGRSVTVLCGPGNNGGDGYVIAHALRRKGYDVQVVAPVEPKSETALHARAQFSGEVASDNWLRNPVIVDCLFGYGLDREVGGAFAKLLETLSTSNCYKIAIDVPSAVHSDSGEVLGPFVQYDLTLALGAWKRAHFLMPAMGSMGARRLVRIGLELADMPACLSARPHFSAPDPDAHKYRRGLLAIVAGAMPGAPLLAAEGAMRAGAGYVKLLSEHSHPDAPAELVIEQGRFAERIADDRISAFLVGPGLGRDDSARDRLERVLARKVPTVLDADALHLIDQTMLDRADPAKLCVTPHEGELAQLCATFGIGAEQKLERTRALHEATGLTVLAKGPDTVLQSDVMTSFFPLGSSWLSTAGTGDVLAGIAASRLATHGDPARSCDEAVWLHHEAARLASPAFSAGDLARAVKPAMAAFL, encoded by the coding sequence ATGAGTGATCCCGTTCTCACCGTCGACCAGATGCGCGCTGCCGAACAGGCGGCCATGGCCGCCGGAACCAGCGAATGGGAACTGATGCGGCGAGCGGGCGAGGGCGCGGCGCAATGGGTCATGCGCGTGGCAGCGGGCAGGTCGGTAACGGTGCTCTGCGGACCGGGTAACAACGGCGGCGATGGTTATGTGATTGCCCATGCTCTCCGCCGGAAGGGGTATGACGTTCAGGTCGTTGCACCGGTGGAACCGAAAAGCGAGACTGCGCTGCATGCTCGGGCGCAGTTTTCGGGCGAAGTTGCGAGCGACAATTGGCTGCGGAACCCGGTCATTGTCGACTGCCTGTTCGGCTACGGCCTCGATCGCGAGGTAGGTGGGGCATTTGCCAAACTGCTTGAAACTCTATCCACAAGCAATTGCTATAAAATAGCAATCGACGTGCCGAGCGCGGTGCATAGCGACAGCGGCGAGGTGTTGGGACCGTTTGTGCAATACGATTTGACGCTGGCCCTCGGCGCGTGGAAACGGGCGCATTTCCTGATGCCCGCCATGGGATCGATGGGGGCCAGACGGCTTGTCCGGATCGGCCTCGAACTCGCGGATATGCCTGCATGTTTATCCGCGCGGCCGCATTTCTCCGCCCCCGACCCCGACGCTCACAAATACCGCCGCGGACTGCTCGCCATCGTTGCGGGCGCCATGCCCGGTGCGCCGCTACTGGCGGCGGAGGGGGCAATGCGCGCCGGGGCGGGCTACGTCAAACTGCTCAGCGAGCATTCGCACCCCGATGCGCCCGCCGAACTGGTTATAGAGCAGGGCCGCTTCGCCGAACGGATCGCCGACGACCGGATTTCCGCTTTCCTCGTCGGTCCGGGCCTTGGCCGCGACGATTCCGCGCGCGATCGGCTCGAGCGCGTACTGGCGCGAAAGGTGCCGACCGTCCTCGACGCCGATGCGCTGCATCTGATCGACCAGACGATGCTCGACCGCGCCGACCCGGCAAAACTGTGCGTCACTCCGCACGAAGGCGAGCTCGCCCAGCTATGCGCAACCTTCGGCATCGGCGCCGAGCAGAAGCTCGAGCGCACGCGCGCATTGCACGAGGCCACGGGCCTGACCGTGCTGGCCAAGGGACCGGACACCGTTCTGCAAAGTGACGTCATGACATCGTTCTTCCCCCTCGGTTCGAGCTGGCTATCGACCGCAGGTACGGGCGACGTACTCGCCGGGATCGCCGCCTCGCGCCTCGCAACCCATGGCGACCCGGCCCGTTCTTGCGATGAGGCCGTATGGCTGCATCATGAAGCCGCGCGGTTGGCATCGCCCGCTTTTTCGGCCGGCGATCTCGCCCGTGCGGTCAAACCGGCCATGGCGGCATTCCTGTGA
- a CDS encoding N-formylglutamate amidohydrolase — protein sequence MIDNLPYRQVGTEDLRPGGLLCIVDHASNFVPEGIELGIDSRLMDQHIALDIGVEGIAERLARRHNIPAHIACVSRLVCDFHRREDEPAVVPTESDGKLIPGNIGADVEARLERYHRPYHNALAKLIAEAKPKMLVALHSFTPSLDTSDEERPWEVALLYNRDDTAARHAIRLFGEQGLTVGDNQPYSGKQLNATMDRHAEGNGIPYCTVEIRQDQIETEAGQARWALMLADVMGRVALEV from the coding sequence ATGATCGACAACCTTCCCTATCGCCAGGTCGGCACCGAAGACCTGCGTCCGGGAGGGCTGCTGTGCATAGTGGACCACGCTTCGAACTTCGTGCCCGAGGGTATCGAACTCGGCATCGACAGCAGGCTGATGGACCAGCATATCGCCCTCGATATCGGCGTGGAGGGCATCGCCGAGCGACTGGCCCGGCGCCACAATATACCCGCCCATATCGCCTGCGTCAGCCGGTTGGTGTGCGATTTTCACCGGCGCGAGGACGAGCCCGCCGTGGTCCCGACCGAAAGCGATGGCAAGCTGATCCCCGGCAATATCGGCGCCGATGTCGAGGCCCGTCTCGAACGCTATCACAGGCCCTATCACAACGCGCTGGCCAAGCTGATTGCCGAGGCCAAGCCCAAGATGCTGGTGGCGTTGCACAGCTTCACACCCAGCCTCGATACCAGCGACGAGGAGCGTCCGTGGGAAGTCGCCCTGCTGTATAATCGCGACGATACCGCCGCACGCCATGCGATCCGGCTGTTCGGCGAGCAGGGGCTGACGGTCGGCGACAACCAGCCTTATTCGGGCAAGCAATTGAACGCGACGATGGATCGGCATGCGGAAGGCAACGGCATTCCCTACTGCACCGTCGAGATCCGCCAGGACCAGATCGAGACCGAGGCCGGGCAGGCGCGCTGGGCCTTGATGCTCGCCGATGTCATGGGCCGCGTCGCGCTCGAGGTGTAA